The Gemmata palustris genome includes a region encoding these proteins:
- a CDS encoding sugar ABC transporter ATP-binding protein, with protein MSAVRLRMTDIRKSYGPTAALRGVDLELRPGEIHAIVGENGAGKSTLMKILSGAEEPDTGAMELDGGLYRPAGPQSARECGVAMIYQELAICPDLTVEANVTLGQERSGYGFLTSSANRARVESALAQLGHPEIRPDAPIATLNPAGRQVVEIARALLSDVKVLVLDEPTSALTQEDAARLFELVKSLKARGVTVVYISHFLEELDAIADRFTVLRDGQAVGSGRWGDVTRERVVEMMVGRTVTEQYPRTPHEIGAPVLELTDLNGEELPNGASLTLRRGEILGIAGIIGSGRTELLRAVYGLDPVRAGRVKVGAHSSERATPAERIEQGVGLVSEDRKTEGLALNLSISDNVALSRLDGGATLGFLSRSWLRAAVGEVLARFGVKFRDADQAVGDLSGGNQQKVAIARLFHQRADVLLLDEPTKGVDVGSKADIYRQIGAAAADGKAVLVVSSYLPELFGVCDTLAVMCRGKLSAARPVAEWTPEQVIATATGA; from the coding sequence ATGAGTGCCGTGCGTCTCCGCATGACCGACATCCGCAAGAGCTACGGGCCGACGGCCGCACTGCGCGGCGTGGACCTCGAGTTGCGGCCCGGTGAAATTCACGCGATCGTCGGCGAGAACGGCGCGGGTAAGTCCACGCTCATGAAGATCCTCTCGGGCGCGGAAGAGCCCGATACCGGCGCGATGGAGCTCGATGGGGGGCTCTACCGCCCGGCCGGGCCGCAATCGGCACGCGAGTGCGGCGTCGCGATGATTTATCAGGAACTCGCGATCTGCCCGGACCTCACTGTTGAAGCGAACGTCACGCTCGGGCAGGAACGTAGCGGGTACGGGTTCCTCACATCTAGCGCCAATCGCGCGCGGGTCGAGTCGGCACTCGCGCAACTCGGGCACCCGGAGATCCGACCCGATGCGCCGATCGCGACCCTCAACCCCGCGGGGCGGCAAGTGGTCGAGATCGCCCGCGCGCTGCTTTCCGATGTGAAAGTGCTCGTACTCGACGAGCCGACCAGTGCGCTGACACAAGAGGACGCGGCGCGGCTCTTTGAGTTGGTGAAGTCGCTGAAGGCACGGGGCGTCACGGTCGTTTACATCAGCCACTTCCTCGAAGAACTCGACGCCATTGCGGACCGGTTCACGGTCCTGCGCGACGGACAGGCGGTCGGCAGCGGGCGCTGGGGAGATGTGACGCGCGAGCGGGTCGTCGAGATGATGGTCGGGCGCACGGTCACGGAGCAGTACCCGCGAACGCCGCACGAAATCGGCGCCCCGGTACTCGAGCTCACCGACCTGAACGGCGAGGAACTGCCGAACGGCGCGAGTCTCACGCTGCGCCGCGGGGAGATCCTCGGTATCGCGGGGATCATCGGTTCCGGGCGCACGGAACTGCTTCGCGCGGTGTACGGCCTCGATCCCGTTCGCGCCGGTCGGGTGAAAGTGGGCGCGCACAGTAGCGAACGCGCGACCCCCGCGGAACGCATTGAGCAGGGCGTAGGGCTGGTGAGTGAGGATCGCAAGACAGAGGGGCTCGCGCTCAACCTGTCGATCAGCGATAACGTCGCCCTCAGCCGACTCGATGGGGGCGCAACGCTCGGATTCCTGTCGCGTTCCTGGTTGCGCGCTGCGGTCGGTGAAGTTCTCGCGCGCTTCGGCGTGAAGTTTCGCGACGCGGACCAGGCCGTAGGCGATCTGAGTGGCGGGAACCAGCAGAAGGTCGCCATTGCCCGCCTCTTCCACCAGCGCGCGGACGTGCTCCTGCTCGATGAGCCGACGAAGGGCGTGGACGTGGGGAGCAAGGCCGACATCTATCGGCAAATCGGTGCCGCTGCCGCGGACGGTAAGGCGGTGCTAGTGGTGAGCAGCTACCTCCCCGAGCTGTTCGGCGTGTGCGACACGCTCGCGGTGATGTGCCGCGGAAAGCTCTCGGCTGCGCGCCCGGTTGCAGAATGGACCCCGGAACAGGTGATCGCCACCGCGACCGGGGCGTGA
- a CDS encoding ABC transporter substrate-binding protein, with the protein MPRSLYFLFAAVLPFALGCAKPEAQFTIVVIPKGMTHEHWQSVRRGAERCAEDLRAEDGTTVRIIFDGPLRERDAMEQIRIVDRRVATGASGIVLAPQHSRTMTACVKRAADAGVPVVVIDSGLDDPDHFTKYVATDNYNGGCIAARHLIGTLKAQGKDKPKLILFRYAIGSQATEDRERGFEETVKKICPDAVWLSTDKYAGATRDSAMKEAGPLIVQFGSQVDGIFAPNESSASGTVDVLRSQGLNKKVLVMAFDASKPLLQSIQEEDVIGSILQDPYRMGYLSTWYCVQHLRGRDVSNGRKDMSESTGEYLVTKENLNSAFTLGLYDPVAQAKRTTEELRKGPKR; encoded by the coding sequence ATGCCGCGTTCGCTCTACTTTCTCTTCGCCGCCGTGCTCCCGTTCGCGCTCGGGTGCGCCAAACCCGAGGCGCAGTTCACGATCGTCGTGATCCCAAAGGGGATGACGCACGAACACTGGCAATCGGTGCGCCGAGGGGCCGAGCGCTGCGCCGAGGATCTCCGGGCCGAAGACGGCACCACGGTGCGGATCATCTTCGACGGCCCGCTGCGCGAGCGCGACGCGATGGAGCAGATTCGGATCGTCGACCGGCGCGTGGCGACCGGCGCGAGCGGCATCGTGCTCGCCCCTCAACACAGCCGGACGATGACCGCGTGCGTGAAGCGCGCCGCGGACGCGGGCGTGCCCGTCGTCGTTATCGACTCCGGCCTCGATGACCCGGACCATTTCACCAAGTACGTTGCGACGGACAACTACAACGGCGGGTGCATCGCCGCCCGGCACCTCATCGGCACACTCAAAGCGCAGGGGAAGGACAAGCCGAAGCTGATCCTGTTCCGCTACGCGATCGGCTCGCAGGCCACAGAGGACCGCGAGAGGGGGTTTGAAGAGACCGTGAAGAAAATTTGCCCGGACGCGGTCTGGCTCTCGACGGACAAGTACGCCGGGGCGACGCGCGACTCCGCGATGAAGGAGGCCGGGCCGCTCATTGTTCAGTTCGGGAGCCAGGTGGACGGAATCTTCGCGCCGAACGAGTCGTCCGCGTCGGGCACGGTCGATGTGTTGCGCTCGCAGGGGCTGAACAAAAAGGTGCTCGTGATGGCGTTCGATGCGAGCAAACCGCTGTTGCAATCCATCCAAGAAGAGGACGTGATCGGCAGCATTCTGCAAGACCCGTACCGCATGGGTTATCTATCGACATGGTACTGCGTGCAACACCTGCGTGGGCGCGACGTGAGTAACGGGCGAAAAGACATGAGCGAGAGCACCGGCGAGTACCTCGTTACGAAGGAGAACCTCAATTCGGCGTTCACGCTCGGGCTCTACGACCCCGTGGCCCAGGCCAAGCGCACGACCGAAGAATTGCGGAAGGGGCCGAAGCGATGA
- a CDS encoding DUF1572 family protein: protein MAGDLRSALNHAVCDELDAALSRIVHCVNQLTDAQVWWRPPDGTNAIGNLVLHLTGNIQQIIANNLTGAPDTRDRPAEFAARDVVPKAELLHRLTAAVAAAKAAVVSAPDEQLTSMRRVNAYDWTGIQAVVRSVAHFRGHTQEIIHTTRTVLGADYQFAGPR, encoded by the coding sequence ATGGCCGGCGACCTCCGCTCCGCTCTCAACCACGCGGTCTGCGACGAACTGGACGCAGCGCTCTCGCGCATCGTTCACTGCGTGAACCAACTGACCGATGCGCAAGTGTGGTGGCGCCCGCCGGACGGCACGAACGCGATCGGCAATCTCGTTCTGCACCTCACGGGGAACATTCAGCAGATCATCGCGAACAACCTTACCGGGGCGCCCGACACCCGCGACCGCCCGGCCGAGTTCGCCGCACGCGACGTCGTGCCGAAGGCCGAACTGCTCCACCGGTTGACGGCCGCGGTCGCGGCGGCCAAAGCCGCTGTCGTGTCGGCCCCCGACGAACAGCTTACCAGTATGCGCCGCGTGAACGCTTACGACTGGACCGGCATTCAGGCGGTGGTGCGGAGCGTCGCCCACTTCCGTGGGCACACTCAAGAGATCATTCACACCACGCGAACCGTCCTCGGCGCCGACTACCAGTTCGCCGGGCCGCGCTGA
- a CDS encoding RipA family octameric membrane protein gives MTEADAPPKPPSADEVNRLWQHGMHEERLFHDRLNYFSFLETGLLTICGIMYNKEPAIGFFLPITVVGLLFTLLWIVIQKRHWTYCEHINSRIRVLVPEYKATLDGYVRPGRRDGFSLSKPLALAVPFLFACTWVAFLVWILVRNHVQTTTEGITVERIGLVVLAAALAWVMFKLRRLEQRLK, from the coding sequence ATGACCGAAGCGGACGCCCCGCCGAAGCCGCCTTCGGCCGACGAAGTGAATCGACTCTGGCAGCACGGGATGCACGAGGAGCGGTTGTTCCACGACCGGTTGAACTATTTTTCGTTCCTCGAAACCGGGCTGCTGACAATCTGCGGCATCATGTACAACAAGGAACCCGCGATCGGGTTCTTCCTGCCGATCACGGTCGTGGGACTGCTGTTCACGCTGCTGTGGATCGTCATCCAAAAGCGCCACTGGACGTACTGCGAACACATCAACTCGCGCATCAGGGTGCTCGTGCCCGAGTACAAGGCCACGCTCGACGGCTACGTTCGACCGGGGCGCCGCGACGGGTTCTCGCTCTCCAAGCCGCTCGCGCTGGCAGTGCCGTTCCTGTTCGCCTGTACCTGGGTCGCGTTCCTCGTGTGGATCTTGGTGAGGAACCACGTACAGACCACCACGGAAGGCATCACGGTCGAGCGCATCGGACTGGTGGTGCTCGCAGCAGCACTTGCGTGGGTGATGTTCAAGCTCCGGCGCCTGGAGCAGCGGCTCAAGTGA
- a CDS encoding MBL fold metallo-hydrolase produces the protein MPLTFQVLGQPGRDNALFVKVDTGQSQTRLLFDCGDGCPHQLGPTDLREIDHLCFSHLHMDHIAGFDLFFRLNFDRITKENRIWVPHGSTEVIHHRLRGFMWNLVDEKQEGEWFVSEIGPDAVREERFLAKEGFRTAHATPERPRQGHTVIESDGFTVEAVLLDHGTPSVGYLVREADRVNVDTAKLAAKGLKPGPWLKRLRGPSATPGETIEIGGVVHPLSALQAELLVTTPGDSIAYLTDFRMTPATADELVPWLRGVNTVVCESQYRAIDADLAERVMHSTAEEVASMAARAEIGRLILFHFSDRYDAIARREMLADARAIFANATLPDGWV, from the coding sequence GTGCCCCTGACATTCCAGGTTCTCGGCCAGCCGGGGCGGGATAACGCGCTGTTCGTGAAGGTCGATACCGGCCAGTCGCAAACGCGGCTGTTGTTCGATTGCGGCGACGGGTGCCCGCACCAACTCGGCCCCACCGACTTGCGCGAAATCGACCACCTGTGTTTCTCACACCTGCACATGGACCACATCGCGGGCTTCGATTTGTTCTTCCGGCTGAACTTCGATCGCATCACAAAAGAGAACCGCATCTGGGTGCCGCACGGCAGCACCGAGGTTATTCACCACCGGCTTCGCGGGTTCATGTGGAACCTCGTGGACGAGAAACAGGAGGGTGAGTGGTTTGTTTCCGAGATCGGGCCGGATGCGGTGCGCGAGGAGCGGTTTCTCGCGAAAGAGGGCTTTCGGACCGCGCACGCGACGCCCGAACGCCCGCGCCAGGGGCACACCGTTATCGAGAGCGACGGCTTCACGGTGGAGGCCGTGCTGCTCGATCACGGGACGCCATCGGTGGGTTACTTGGTGCGGGAGGCCGATCGGGTGAACGTGGATACCGCGAAACTGGCCGCGAAGGGGCTGAAACCCGGCCCCTGGCTGAAGCGACTCCGCGGGCCGAGCGCGACACCCGGCGAAACCATTGAGATCGGTGGCGTTGTTCACCCACTGAGCGCGCTTCAAGCGGAACTGCTCGTCACCACACCGGGCGACTCGATCGCGTACCTGACCGACTTCCGCATGACTCCCGCGACGGCGGACGAACTCGTTCCGTGGCTCCGCGGGGTGAACACAGTGGTGTGCGAAAGTCAGTACCGGGCCATCGACGCAGACCTCGCGGAACGGGTGATGCACTCCACCGCGGAAGAAGTCGCGTCGATGGCGGCGCGGGCCGAAATCGGGCGTCTCATCCTGTTCCACTTCTCGGACCGCTACGACGCGATCGCGCGCCGAGAAATGCTCGCCGATGCGCGTGCGATCTTTGCGAACGCCACGTTGCCGGACGGGTGGGTGTAA
- a CDS encoding AMP nucleosidase: MKTKAEIVLDWLPRYTGRPVEQFGKYILLTNFAHYVELFAAKYGVEIVGRDRPMTSATAENITILNFGMGSAMAATVMDLLSAIEPKGVLFLGKCGGLKSTKVGDFILPIAAIRGEGTSHDYLAPEVPALPSFRLQAAVAAASSKHDIDYWSGTVYTTNRRVWEHDDRFKQYLRDIRASAIDMETATIYVVGFVNRIPKGALLLVSDNPMTPEGVKTSKSDATVTEMFVRKHLDVGITALMELRDFGTSVRHLRFEERPH; the protein is encoded by the coding sequence ATGAAGACAAAAGCGGAGATCGTGCTGGACTGGCTGCCGCGGTACACGGGGCGCCCGGTCGAGCAGTTCGGGAAGTACATTCTGCTCACCAATTTCGCGCACTACGTCGAGTTGTTCGCTGCGAAGTACGGGGTCGAGATCGTCGGGCGCGACCGGCCCATGACGTCCGCGACCGCGGAGAACATCACCATCCTGAACTTCGGGATGGGCAGCGCGATGGCCGCGACCGTGATGGACCTGCTCTCGGCGATCGAGCCGAAGGGGGTGCTGTTCCTGGGCAAGTGCGGCGGTCTGAAGAGTACGAAGGTCGGCGACTTCATCCTGCCCATCGCGGCGATTCGCGGTGAAGGGACGAGTCACGATTACCTCGCACCCGAAGTGCCCGCACTCCCATCATTCCGGTTGCAAGCCGCAGTTGCGGCGGCCAGCAGCAAGCACGACATCGATTACTGGAGCGGTACCGTTTACACGACGAACCGCCGCGTGTGGGAACACGACGACCGGTTCAAACAGTACCTGCGGGACATTCGCGCCAGCGCAATCGACATGGAGACCGCGACGATTTACGTGGTCGGGTTCGTGAACCGAATCCCGAAGGGCGCCCTCCTTCTCGTATCGGACAACCCGATGACGCCCGAGGGCGTGAAGACGTCCAAGAGCGACGCCACCGTCACCGAGATGTTCGTCCGCAAGCACCTGGACGTGGGAATCACGGCGCTGATGGAGCTGCGCGACTTCGGAACGTCCGTGCGGCACCTGCGGTTCGAGGAGCGGCCGCACTGA